A DNA window from Phragmites australis chromosome 11, lpPhrAust1.1, whole genome shotgun sequence contains the following coding sequences:
- the LOC133884398 gene encoding adenine nucleotide transporter BT1, chloroplastic/mitochondrial-like produces MSRKSGGARMQCAEAAAAADWACCFLALPPAAPYGVDGDARFNLSWTLHQSFHPPTGLFASMGQQVGVGFPGSSSSPPSPDTPRDPYMKYVSPEVGHRVVETPLPGEGEELREKGNKKVVKLKIKVGNRHLKRLISGAIAGAVSRTTVAPLETIRTHLMVGSNGNSTTEVFQSIMKHEGWTGLFRGNFVNVIRVAPSKAIELFAFDTANKFLTPKSGEEQKVPIPPSLVAGAFAGVSSTLCTYPLELIKTRLTIQRGVYDNFLDALVKIVREEGATELYRGLTPSLIGVVPYAATNYFAYDTLKKVYKKMFKTNKVGNVPTLLIGSAAGAISSTATFPLEVARKHMQVGAVGGRRVYKNMLHALLSILEDEGVGGLYRGLGPSCMKLVPAAGISFMCYEACKKILIEEEDE; encoded by the exons ATGAGCAGGAAGAGCGGCGGCGCGCGAATGCAATGcgctgaggcggcggcggcggcggattgGGCCTGCTGCTTCCTAGCCCTCCCACCGGCGGCACCTTACGGCGTGGATGGTGATGCTAGGTTCAACCTCTCATGGACCCTCCACCAGTCCTTCCACCCGCCCACCGGCCTCTTCGCCAGCATGGGCCAGCAGGTAGGGGTCGGATTCCCTGGGTCTTCCTCTAGCCCCCCATCGCCGGACACTCCAAGGGACCCGTACATGAAGTACGTCTCACCGGAGGTTGGGCACCGTGTTGTTGAGACACCTCTGCCAGGGGAAGGTGAGGAGTTGAGGGAGAAGGGGAATAAGAAAGTTGTGAAGCTCAAGATTAAGGTTGGGAATCGTCACCTCAAGAGGCTGATCAGCGGGGCAATCGCGGGCGCGGTGTCGAGGACTACTGTCGCGCCTTTGGAGACTATTAGGACACATTTGATGGTTGGGAGTAATGGGAATTCGACGACGGAGGTGTTCCAGTCTATCATGAAGCATGAAGGATGGACAGGGCTATTCCGTGGTAACTTTGTCAACGTCATCCGAGTAGCGCCAAGCAAAGCAATTGAG CTTTTTGCTTTTGATACAGCTAATAAGTTCTTGACCCCCAAATCTGGGGAGGAACAAAAGGTCCCAATCCCTCCTTCACTAGTGGCAGGGGCATTTGCCGGTGTCAGCTCAACGCTGTGTACATATCCTCTGGAATTGATTAAGACACGATTAACTATACAG AGAGGTGTGTATGATAACTTCCTTGACGCGCTTGTCAAAATCGTTCGTGAAGAAGGGGCTACAGAGCTCTACAGAGGCTTAACTCCGAGTCTCATCGGAGTGGTGCCATATGCTGCAACCAACTACTTCGCCTATGACACCCTTAAGAAAGTGTACAAGAAGATGTTCAAGACGAACAAGGTCGGCAATGTTCCAACCCTGCTCATTGGATCCGCTGCAGGAGCTATCTCAAGCACTGCTACATTCCCTCTCGAGGTCGCACGCAAGCACATGCAAGTTGGAGCTGTTGGTGGCAGGAGGGTTTACAAGAACATGCTTCATGCTCTCCTGAGCATTCTTGAGGATGAAGGGGTTGGGGGCCTTTACAGAGGGTTGGGGCCGAGCTGCATGAAGTTGGTGCCTGCTGCTGGGATTTCGTTTATGTGCTACGAGGCTTGCAAGAAGATACTGATCGAAGAAGAGGATGAGTGA